In a genomic window of Amycolatopsis japonica:
- the steA gene encoding putative cytokinetic ring protein SteA, whose protein sequence is MKLTGLLSRNQETLPGITGVARVDRRTRELLRRLSPGDIVVLDQLDLDRSTADALVEAEVAAVVNASPSISGRFPNLGPEILLEAGIPLVDSVGGELLRKVKDGTKLRLHEGVVYIGERQLGSGVQQTRESVADQMIEAKAGMSTQLEAFSANTIEFLRRERSLILDGVGVPEIRVPLRDRHALVVAGGNGHAEDLKKLKKYISEHAVLIGVDAGADTLRAQGYQPDVIVGDPHGIGAETLRSGGEVVVPAQPDGHAPGVERIQDLGIGAVTFPATGNAEDLALLLADAHEASLVVTVGFQATLREFLDHGRSGSNPSTFLTRLKLGTKLVDGKAVATLHRSRVSIGAIVLLVVATLVAVAAALLVSDVGSVYLDWIRDTWNSFIAWGKGLFT, encoded by the coding sequence ATGAAGCTCACCGGCTTGCTCTCGCGTAACCAAGAGACCCTCCCCGGGATCACCGGCGTCGCCAGGGTCGACAGGCGTACGCGTGAGCTGCTCCGCCGGCTGAGCCCTGGCGACATCGTCGTCCTCGACCAGCTCGACCTCGACCGGTCGACGGCCGATGCCTTGGTGGAGGCCGAAGTCGCGGCGGTGGTGAACGCCTCGCCGTCGATCTCCGGCCGGTTCCCCAACCTGGGCCCGGAGATCCTGCTCGAGGCCGGGATCCCGCTGGTCGATTCGGTCGGCGGCGAACTGCTGCGCAAGGTCAAGGACGGCACGAAACTCCGTCTGCACGAGGGCGTCGTCTACATCGGAGAGCGGCAGCTCGGCTCGGGTGTCCAGCAGACGCGGGAAAGCGTCGCGGACCAGATGATCGAGGCCAAGGCCGGGATGTCCACCCAGCTCGAGGCGTTCTCCGCGAACACGATCGAATTCCTCCGCCGGGAACGCAGCCTCATCCTCGACGGCGTCGGCGTCCCGGAGATCCGTGTCCCGCTGCGGGATCGGCACGCCCTGGTGGTCGCGGGCGGCAACGGGCACGCCGAAGACCTCAAGAAGCTGAAGAAGTACATCTCCGAGCACGCGGTGCTGATCGGCGTCGACGCCGGAGCGGACACCTTGCGCGCGCAGGGTTATCAGCCGGACGTCATCGTCGGCGACCCGCACGGGATCGGCGCCGAGACGCTGCGCAGCGGTGGCGAGGTCGTGGTCCCGGCGCAGCCGGACGGGCACGCGCCCGGTGTCGAGCGCATCCAGGACCTCGGAATCGGCGCGGTCACCTTCCCCGCGACGGGCAACGCCGAGGATCTGGCGCTGCTGCTGGCCGACGCGCACGAGGCGAGCCTGGTGGTCACCGTCGGATTCCAGGCGACACTGCGGGAATTCCTCGACCACGGCCGGTCCGGGTCGAATCCGTCGACGTTCCTCACCAGGCTCAAGCTCGGCACGAAACTGGTCGACGGCAAGGCGGTCGCGACCCTGCACCGCAGCCGGGTGTCCATCGGCGCCATCGTCCTGCTGGTCGTCGCGACCTTGGTGGCCGTCGCGGCCGCGCTGCTGGTGTCCGATGTGGGTTCGGTGTACCTCGACTGGATCCGCGACACCTGGAACTCGTTCATCGCCTGGGGCAAGGGACTCTTCACGTGA
- a CDS encoding aspartate/glutamate racemase family protein yields the protein MRILVTNCNTTEAMTKEIEAGARAAASPGTEILARTPLWGPESAEGWLDSFLSAAAVLDLLNGLDEPFDALVMAGFGEHGREGARELLDVPVVDITEAAAHLACLLGRRYGVVTTLDRTCGLIEDSLHAAGVAQNCVGVLGAGLGVLELTDERRTESALLTAGRRARDAGAEVLVLGCAGMTGLDRRISAMLDIPVIDGVAAAVRLAESLVALNLKTSRAGSYARPLPKTRLWPRI from the coding sequence ATGCGGATCCTGGTCACCAACTGCAACACCACCGAGGCGATGACCAAGGAGATCGAGGCGGGCGCCCGCGCCGCCGCGAGCCCCGGTACCGAGATCCTGGCCAGAACACCGTTGTGGGGTCCGGAATCCGCCGAGGGCTGGCTGGACAGCTTCCTGAGCGCCGCGGCCGTCCTCGACCTTCTCAACGGGCTGGACGAGCCCTTCGACGCGCTCGTGATGGCCGGTTTCGGCGAGCACGGACGGGAAGGCGCCAGGGAACTGCTCGACGTCCCGGTCGTCGACATCACCGAGGCCGCCGCGCATCTGGCCTGTCTGCTGGGAAGACGCTACGGCGTCGTGACCACATTGGACCGGACGTGCGGGCTCATCGAGGACAGCCTGCACGCCGCGGGCGTCGCGCAGAACTGTGTCGGCGTCCTCGGTGCGGGGCTCGGCGTCCTCGAACTGACCGACGAACGCCGGACGGAATCGGCCTTGCTGACCGCCGGACGGCGCGCTCGCGACGCGGGCGCGGAGGTCCTCGTCCTCGGCTGCGCCGGGATGACCGGCCTCGATCGCCGTATCTCGGCGATGCTGGACATCCCGGTGATCGACGGCGTCGCCGCCGCCGTCCGCCTGGCGGAATCCCTGGTGGCGCTGAACCTCAAGACCAGCCGGGCCGGTTCCTACGCCCGTCCACTCCCGAAAACCCGCCTCTGGCCCCGCATTTAG
- a CDS encoding TlyA family RNA methyltransferase — protein MPKRARLDAELVRRGLARSREQASALIAEGKVTVRGMVATKPATGVESGAPIVVRDGDDPGWASRGAHKLLGALEAFTPQGLSTEGKRCLDAGASTGGFTDVLLRNGAATVIAADVGRGLLDWRLRTDDRVVVLDKTNVRNLTPEDLGGQVDLVVGDLSFISLKLVLPALAACARDGADLVPMVKPQFEVGKDRLGSGGVVRDPELRAESVLAVLAEAEKLDLSLRGVVASPLPGPSGNVEYFVWLTRGAGETAGTDAERLVRTAVLEGPQ, from the coding sequence GTGCCCAAACGCGCCCGCCTGGACGCGGAGCTCGTCCGGCGGGGTCTCGCCCGGTCCCGGGAGCAGGCGTCGGCGCTGATCGCCGAGGGCAAGGTCACCGTGCGCGGGATGGTGGCCACCAAACCCGCGACCGGGGTCGAGTCCGGCGCGCCGATCGTGGTGCGCGACGGTGACGACCCCGGCTGGGCCTCCCGCGGCGCGCACAAACTCCTCGGCGCGCTCGAAGCCTTCACCCCGCAAGGTCTGTCCACCGAAGGAAAGCGCTGCCTCGACGCGGGCGCCTCGACCGGCGGCTTCACCGACGTCCTGCTGCGCAACGGCGCCGCCACCGTGATCGCGGCCGACGTCGGCCGCGGCCTGCTGGACTGGCGGCTGCGCACCGACGACCGTGTGGTCGTCCTCGACAAGACGAACGTCCGCAACCTGACCCCGGAAGACCTCGGCGGGCAGGTCGACCTCGTGGTCGGGGATCTCTCGTTCATCTCGCTCAAACTCGTGCTGCCCGCGCTGGCCGCCTGCGCGCGGGACGGCGCGGATCTGGTGCCGATGGTGAAACCGCAGTTCGAGGTCGGCAAGGACCGGCTCGGCAGCGGCGGCGTCGTCCGTGACCCGGAGCTGCGGGCCGAATCGGTGCTCGCCGTGCTCGCCGAGGCCGAGAAGCTGGACCTGAGCCTGCGCGGCGTCGTCGCGAGCCCGCTTCCCGGGCCGTCGGGGAACGTCGAATACTTCGTCTGGCTTACCCGCGGGGCGGGGGAGACCGCCGGCACCGACGCCGAGCGGCTCGTCCGGACCGCAGTCCTGGAGGGACCCCAATGA
- a CDS encoding DNA-3-methyladenine glycosylase, which translates to METGRQFTRRELALDPVELSTLLLGAVIEATGPDGTVAVRLVEVEAYRGLDDPASHCYRGKTPRNAVMWGPAGHLYVYFVYGMHFCANVVGTEDGQPGAVLLRAGEVVSGADVARARRPSARGNGELAKGPAILTSVLGIDRAENGVDLTDPASPVRLFSGERVPEADIRTGPRVGVAMAMDTPWRFWIDGSPAVSTYRRGGKRRAAAPGR; encoded by the coding sequence GTGGAGACCGGCAGACAGTTCACCCGGCGCGAGCTGGCGCTGGATCCGGTGGAGCTGTCCACGCTCCTGCTCGGCGCGGTGATCGAGGCGACCGGTCCCGACGGCACGGTCGCGGTCCGGCTGGTGGAGGTCGAGGCCTATCGAGGGCTCGACGACCCCGCGTCGCACTGCTATCGCGGCAAGACCCCGCGCAACGCGGTCATGTGGGGACCCGCGGGACATCTGTACGTCTACTTCGTCTACGGCATGCACTTCTGCGCGAACGTCGTCGGCACCGAGGACGGGCAGCCGGGTGCTGTGCTGCTGCGTGCCGGGGAGGTGGTGTCCGGTGCGGACGTCGCCAGGGCGCGCAGGCCGTCCGCGCGCGGCAACGGCGAACTCGCCAAAGGCCCGGCGATCCTCACGTCGGTGCTCGGTATCGACCGCGCCGAGAACGGCGTCGACCTGACCGACCCCGCGTCACCCGTCCGGTTGTTCAGCGGTGAACGCGTCCCCGAAGCCGACATCCGCACCGGGCCGCGCGTCGGGGTCGCGATGGCGATGGACACGCCGTGGCGGTTCTGGATCGACGGATCGCCCGCGGTCTCCACCTACCGCCGCGGTGGCAAGCGACGGGCGGCCGCCCCCGGCCGATAG
- a CDS encoding copper transporter yields MISLRYHIVSIAACFLALAIGVVLGSTALNGSLLSGLASQKEDLGSQVADLEAQRNSLNARLGDADAFAGAMGPKVVAGQLDKRSVVLVTTEDAKPADRDALKQLVGQAGASVTGEIQLTEAFSDPMRSDQLRDVVSRLQPAGVQFPTAGDPGTLAGALIGSVALLNKDNAQPQSTPVELAAALGGLTDGGFLKTGGDVKPAQLAIVLTGSKYTGDGAGDRASTVARFAAQLDRSGAGTVLAGDAGSADGTGAIGVVRADTSSTSILSTVDNAETAAGRVTTIMALREQLEGGAGRYGIAGNAQAPAPGIAAAGN; encoded by the coding sequence GTGATTTCACTGCGGTACCACATCGTTTCCATCGCCGCCTGCTTCCTGGCGCTCGCCATCGGCGTGGTGCTCGGGTCGACGGCGCTGAACGGTTCCCTGCTTTCGGGTCTCGCCAGCCAGAAGGAGGATCTGGGTTCCCAGGTCGCGGATCTGGAGGCACAGCGCAATTCGCTCAACGCCAGGCTCGGCGACGCGGACGCGTTCGCCGGCGCGATGGGGCCGAAGGTCGTCGCGGGGCAGCTGGACAAGCGTTCGGTGGTGCTGGTGACCACCGAGGACGCGAAGCCCGCGGACCGCGACGCGCTCAAGCAGCTCGTGGGTCAGGCCGGCGCCTCGGTCACCGGTGAGATCCAGCTGACCGAGGCGTTCTCCGACCCGATGCGGTCGGACCAGCTGCGTGACGTCGTGTCGCGTCTGCAGCCGGCCGGTGTCCAGTTCCCGACCGCGGGCGACCCGGGCACCCTCGCGGGCGCGCTGATCGGCTCCGTGGCGTTGCTGAACAAGGACAACGCGCAGCCGCAGTCCACCCCGGTGGAGCTGGCGGCCGCGCTCGGCGGGCTCACCGACGGCGGTTTCCTCAAGACCGGCGGGGACGTGAAGCCCGCGCAGCTCGCGATCGTGCTCACCGGTTCCAAGTACACCGGCGACGGCGCCGGTGACCGTGCCTCGACCGTCGCGCGGTTCGCCGCGCAGCTCGACCGTTCCGGTGCGGGCACCGTCCTGGCGGGCGACGCGGGATCCGCCGACGGCACCGGCGCGATCGGCGTCGTCCGCGCCGACACCTCCTCGACCTCCATCCTGTCCACTGTGGACAACGCGGAGACCGCGGCGGGCCGGGTCACCACGATCATGGCACTGCGGGAGCAGCTCGAAGGCGGCGCCGGGCGCTACGGCATCGCGGGCAACGCCCAGGCTCCCGCCCCCGGGATCGCCGCCGCCGGCAATTGA
- the tyrS gene encoding tyrosine--tRNA ligase, producing MSEHILDELTWRGLIAQSTDLEALRRDLDQGPLTLYCGFDPTAPSLHAGNLVPLLMLSRFQRAGHRPIVLAGVATGMIGDPRDTGERTLNTLDTVAAWADRIRGQLERFVDFDDSPTGAVIENNLNWTGKQTVVEFLRDVGKHFPVNTMLNRETVKRRLEADGMSYTEFSYLLLQSQDYLHLYREYGCKLQIGGSDQWGNLVGGVDLIRRTDGGHTHALTAPLVTDTEGRKFGKSTGGGSVWLDPEMTSPYAWFQYFLNVADSDVIRYLRMFSFLGQEEIAALAEDTEQRPHLRSAQRKLAEDFTTLVHGEEATRQVIAASQALFGRGELRELDSSTLDAAMAEVPNGKIDPNGEATIVDLLIAAGLVDSKGAARRTVKEGGAYVNNTKIADEEWKPSSDDALHGRWLVVRKGKRNVAGVRVGG from the coding sequence GTGAGCGAGCACATCCTTGACGAGCTGACCTGGCGCGGCCTGATCGCGCAATCCACCGACCTCGAAGCACTGCGGCGAGACCTCGACCAAGGGCCCCTCACGCTCTATTGCGGATTCGACCCGACCGCGCCCAGCCTGCACGCCGGCAACCTGGTGCCGCTGCTGATGCTCTCGCGTTTCCAGCGCGCCGGGCACCGGCCGATCGTGCTGGCGGGCGTCGCCACGGGCATGATCGGCGATCCGCGTGACACCGGTGAACGCACCCTGAACACGCTGGACACCGTCGCCGCGTGGGCGGACCGGATCCGCGGGCAGCTGGAGAGGTTCGTCGACTTCGACGACTCGCCGACCGGCGCGGTCATCGAGAACAACCTGAACTGGACCGGCAAGCAGACCGTCGTCGAGTTCCTGCGCGACGTCGGCAAGCACTTCCCGGTCAACACCATGCTGAACCGCGAGACGGTGAAACGTCGCCTCGAAGCCGACGGCATGTCCTACACCGAGTTCAGCTACCTGCTGCTGCAGTCGCAGGACTACCTGCACCTGTACCGGGAGTACGGCTGCAAGCTGCAGATCGGCGGCTCGGACCAGTGGGGAAACCTCGTCGGCGGCGTCGACCTGATTCGCCGGACCGACGGCGGCCACACGCACGCGTTGACCGCGCCGCTGGTCACCGACACCGAAGGGCGCAAGTTCGGGAAGTCCACCGGTGGCGGCAGCGTCTGGCTCGACCCGGAGATGACGTCCCCGTACGCGTGGTTCCAGTACTTCCTGAACGTCGCCGACTCCGACGTCATCCGCTACCTGCGGATGTTCTCCTTCCTCGGGCAGGAGGAGATCGCGGCACTGGCCGAGGACACCGAGCAGCGCCCGCACCTGCGGTCCGCGCAGCGGAAGCTGGCCGAGGACTTCACCACCCTGGTGCACGGTGAAGAGGCGACCCGTCAGGTCATCGCCGCGAGCCAGGCGCTGTTCGGCAGGGGAGAGCTGCGTGAGCTCGACTCGTCCACCCTCGACGCCGCCATGGCCGAGGTGCCGAACGGCAAGATCGACCCGAACGGCGAGGCGACCATCGTCGACCTGCTGATCGCGGCCGGGCTCGTCGACAGCAAGGGCGCCGCGCGTCGCACCGTCAAGGAAGGCGGCGCGTACGTCAACAACACGAAGATCGCCGACGAGGAGTGGAAGCCGTCCTCGGACGACGCTCTGCACGGCCGCTGGCTGGTGGTCCGCAAGGGCAAGCGCAACGTCGCCGGCGTGCGCGTCGGGGGCTGA
- a CDS encoding NAD kinase: MSDREVLLVVHPDRDATRDAAREVSARFAKAGVRLRVLDEDVREMLEADGGIGAPCTVMAPEQDPAAGTELVFVLGGDGTLLRAAELARPNGVPVLGVNLGRVGFLAEADSDKLADTVQRAVDGDYQVEERMTVDVVVTVDGEETVNTWALNEASVEKSSRERVLDALIEVDGRPVSSFGCDGVLCATPTGSTAYAFSAGGPIIWPDVQALLVVPSNAHAMFSRPLVVSRDSEITVAIDPDGSPAVLTCDGSRTFDLPAGAAVRVTCGRVPVRLIRLWEGPFTDRLVHKFSLPIKGWRERHAR, translated from the coding sequence ATGAGCGATCGCGAGGTGCTGCTCGTCGTGCACCCGGACCGGGACGCGACCCGGGACGCGGCACGCGAGGTGTCGGCCCGGTTCGCCAAGGCCGGTGTGCGGCTGCGGGTACTCGACGAGGACGTCCGCGAGATGCTGGAGGCGGACGGCGGGATCGGCGCGCCCTGCACGGTCATGGCGCCGGAACAGGATCCGGCCGCCGGCACCGAGCTGGTGTTCGTGCTCGGCGGCGACGGCACGCTGCTGCGGGCCGCGGAACTGGCCAGGCCGAACGGCGTCCCGGTGCTCGGCGTGAACCTCGGCCGCGTCGGCTTCCTGGCCGAGGCCGATTCGGACAAGCTCGCCGACACCGTCCAGCGGGCCGTCGACGGCGACTACCAGGTCGAAGAACGGATGACCGTCGACGTCGTCGTCACCGTCGACGGCGAAGAGACCGTCAACACGTGGGCGCTCAACGAGGCCAGTGTCGAGAAGAGCTCGCGCGAGCGGGTGCTGGACGCGCTCATCGAGGTCGACGGAAGGCCTGTGTCCTCCTTCGGCTGCGACGGCGTCCTGTGCGCCACTCCGACCGGCTCGACGGCGTACGCGTTCTCCGCGGGCGGGCCGATCATCTGGCCGGACGTCCAGGCCCTGCTGGTGGTCCCGAGCAACGCGCACGCGATGTTCTCGCGGCCGCTGGTCGTCTCGCGGGACTCGGAGATCACCGTCGCCATCGATCCCGACGGTTCGCCCGCGGTCCTGACCTGCGACGGATCGCGGACCTTCGATCTTCCGGCCGGCGCGGCCGTGCGGGTCACCTGCGGCCGGGTGCCGGTGCGGCTGATCCGGTTGTGGGAAGGCCCGTTCACCGACCGGCTGGTGCACAAGTTCTCGTTGCCGATCAAGGGCTGGCGGGAACGACACGCCCGCTGA
- a CDS encoding serine hydrolase domain-containing protein: MPNTVRTKFDRAHWQSRLDALRAEHHVPGATLAVLAEGEIHELASGVLHRGTGVAATTDSIFQLGSIAKVYTAALVLGLAEEGRLHLDAPVVEVLPEFATIDPAATKAITARRLLSHTGGLTCDFVEDTGRGDDCLAKYVEAARGVALDCPPGTAASYSSVGYNVLGRIVEVITGLTWDDALRERLVVPLGLAETMTLPEEALRFRVAMGHLGQDPEPTAAWDLLPRSAGPFGRVLATAGDVVRFARMLLDGTAPDGTRVLAEETVTMMRRLEAEVPDKWTLGSEGWGLGLSIHDWNGVPGFGHNGSSIGQRSYLRVVPDAGVAFALLTNHGTTDRLYNELSRELLGEVAGVEVPADFAPPASPPSVDVAPFAGTYRREGVIITVTETAGKLRFVYEFADGLKGIAPPIEAELVPVSDSVFAGMNPLFGDDWMPVLFTKLPDGTECCHTSMRVAPKIEAAG, from the coding sequence ATGCCTAACACTGTACGGACAAAGTTCGACCGCGCCCACTGGCAGTCCCGGCTCGACGCCCTGAGGGCCGAACACCACGTGCCGGGCGCGACGCTCGCCGTGCTGGCCGAGGGAGAGATCCACGAACTGGCGAGCGGGGTCCTGCACCGGGGGACCGGGGTGGCGGCGACCACCGATTCGATCTTCCAGCTCGGCTCGATCGCGAAGGTCTACACGGCCGCGCTGGTACTCGGGCTGGCCGAGGAAGGCCGCCTGCACCTCGACGCGCCGGTCGTCGAGGTGCTGCCGGAGTTCGCGACGATCGATCCCGCGGCGACGAAGGCCATCACCGCCCGGCGGCTGCTCAGCCATACCGGTGGACTCACGTGCGATTTCGTCGAAGACACCGGACGAGGCGACGATTGCCTCGCGAAGTACGTCGAGGCCGCCAGGGGAGTGGCGCTCGACTGCCCGCCGGGGACGGCCGCGTCCTACAGCAGCGTCGGGTACAACGTGCTCGGCCGGATCGTCGAGGTCATCACCGGCCTGACCTGGGACGACGCCCTGCGCGAGCGGCTCGTCGTCCCGCTCGGGCTCGCCGAGACGATGACCCTGCCCGAAGAGGCGCTCCGCTTCCGCGTGGCGATGGGACACCTCGGCCAGGACCCGGAGCCGACCGCCGCGTGGGACCTCCTGCCGCGCTCCGCCGGACCGTTCGGCCGAGTCCTCGCCACGGCCGGCGACGTCGTCCGCTTCGCCCGGATGCTGCTGGACGGCACTGCACCCGACGGGACGCGCGTGCTGGCCGAAGAGACGGTGACCATGATGCGGCGTCTCGAGGCGGAGGTGCCCGACAAGTGGACTCTCGGTTCCGAAGGCTGGGGGCTCGGGCTGTCGATCCACGACTGGAACGGCGTCCCCGGCTTCGGGCACAACGGATCCTCGATCGGGCAGCGCTCCTACCTGCGCGTGGTGCCGGACGCCGGAGTGGCCTTCGCCCTGCTCACCAATCACGGCACGACCGACAGGTTGTACAACGAGCTTTCGCGAGAGCTGCTCGGCGAGGTCGCCGGGGTCGAAGTTCCCGCCGACTTCGCACCACCGGCGTCGCCGCCCTCGGTGGACGTCGCCCCCTTCGCCGGTACTTACCGTCGAGAAGGCGTCATCATCACCGTCACCGAGACGGCGGGAAAGCTGCGCTTCGTCTACGAATTCGCCGACGGTCTCAAGGGAATCGCCCCGCCGATCGAAGCGGAGCTCGTGCCCGTGTCGGACAGTGTCTTCGCCGGGATGAACCCCCTGTTCGGCGACGACTGGATGCCGGTGCTGTTCACGAAACTCCCCGACGGCACCGAGTGTTGCCACACCAGCATGCGGGTGGCGCCGAAGATCGAGGCGGCCGGTTAA
- the recN gene encoding DNA repair protein RecN encodes MLAEMRIQGLGVIEDALLELHAGFTVVTGETGAGKTMVVSGLHLLSGGRAEVSKVRTGMLKAFVEGRFELGGAEGATRIVTDAGAEVDEDGSVIALRAVSVDGRSRAHLGGRSVPVGVLADLSEQLIAVHGQNDQLRLLRPAEQRAVIDRFAGEAVTEPLEQYRAVRDEWLAVVAELTERSTRSREMAQQADLLRHGLTEIDAVKPEPGEDTELTEQIKRLAAVDELRSAASAAQAAVSGSPDGDPDAPGAVGLIGEASRHLTGSEDAVLRELGPRLDEASVLLSEVGAELGSYLETLDADPALLEKVLARQADLKRLTRKYAADVDGVLAWADDARRRMSTMDTSEEALAELAKRRDELAVTLAEHALTLSEARVEAAAELAEAITAEMSGLAMGQAEIEITVERRTVDESDAHAVKVGGRLVHAGPDGVDDVELLLRAHNGAPPLPVHKAASGGELSRVMLAIEVVLAHADTVQTLVFDEVDAGVGGRAAVEIGRRLARLARSHQVLVVTHLPQVAAFADQHLVVDKGTSGGVTRSGVRVLEQSERVVELARMLAGMESTETGRAHAEELLAVAEADKSAPDKPKARRGGKRKKAK; translated from the coding sequence GTGCTGGCCGAGATGCGCATCCAGGGCCTCGGAGTCATCGAGGACGCCCTGCTGGAACTGCACGCGGGCTTCACCGTGGTCACCGGTGAGACGGGTGCGGGCAAGACGATGGTCGTCAGCGGGTTGCACCTGCTCTCCGGCGGCCGAGCCGAAGTGTCCAAGGTGCGGACGGGAATGCTGAAGGCCTTCGTGGAAGGCCGATTCGAGCTGGGCGGTGCCGAGGGCGCCACCCGGATCGTCACCGACGCCGGGGCGGAGGTCGACGAGGACGGCAGCGTCATCGCGCTGCGCGCGGTCTCGGTCGACGGCCGGTCCCGTGCCCACCTCGGCGGCCGTTCGGTGCCGGTCGGTGTGCTGGCCGACCTGTCCGAGCAGTTGATCGCCGTCCACGGGCAGAACGATCAGCTGCGGCTGCTGCGGCCCGCCGAGCAGCGCGCGGTGATCGACCGGTTCGCCGGTGAGGCCGTCACCGAGCCGCTCGAGCAGTACCGTGCGGTCCGGGACGAATGGCTCGCCGTCGTCGCCGAACTGACCGAACGCTCCACCCGCTCCCGCGAGATGGCCCAGCAGGCCGACCTGTTGCGCCACGGGCTCACCGAGATCGACGCCGTCAAGCCGGAACCCGGCGAGGACACCGAGCTCACCGAGCAGATCAAGCGGCTCGCCGCGGTCGACGAACTGCGGTCCGCGGCGAGCGCCGCGCAGGCCGCCGTCTCGGGTTCGCCCGACGGCGACCCGGACGCGCCCGGCGCGGTCGGGCTGATCGGTGAGGCGAGCCGCCACCTGACCGGCTCCGAGGACGCCGTCCTGCGTGAGCTCGGTCCCCGGCTGGACGAGGCCTCGGTGCTGTTGTCCGAAGTGGGCGCCGAGCTGGGCAGCTACCTCGAAACGCTCGACGCCGATCCCGCGTTGCTGGAAAAGGTGCTCGCGCGCCAGGCCGATCTGAAGCGGCTCACCCGCAAATACGCGGCGGACGTGGACGGTGTGCTCGCCTGGGCCGACGACGCCCGTCGCCGGATGTCCACGATGGACACCTCCGAGGAGGCGCTGGCCGAGCTGGCCAAGCGCCGCGACGAACTCGCCGTCACGCTGGCCGAACACGCCCTCACGCTGTCGGAGGCGCGCGTCGAGGCCGCCGCCGAGCTCGCCGAGGCGATCACCGCCGAGATGTCCGGGCTCGCCATGGGACAGGCCGAGATCGAGATCACCGTCGAGCGGCGCACCGTCGACGAGAGCGACGCGCATGCCGTGAAGGTCGGCGGCAGGCTCGTGCACGCCGGGCCCGACGGCGTCGACGACGTCGAGTTGCTGCTGCGGGCGCACAACGGCGCCCCGCCGCTCCCGGTGCACAAGGCCGCTTCCGGCGGTGAGCTTTCCCGCGTGATGCTGGCGATCGAGGTCGTCCTCGCGCACGCGGACACCGTGCAGACACTGGTGTTCGACGAGGTCGACGCCGGGGTCGGCGGCCGCGCGGCGGTCGAGATCGGCAGGCGGCTCGCGCGGCTGGCGCGCAGTCATCAGGTCCTGGTGGTCACGCACCTGCCGCAGGTGGCCGCGTTCGCCGATCAGCATCTGGTGGTGGACAAGGGCACCAGCGGCGGAGTGACCCGCAGCGGGGTGCGCGTGCTCGAACAGTCGGAGCGCGTCGTCGAGCTCGCGCGCATGCTCGCCGGGATGGAGAGCACCGAAACCGGCCGGGCGCACGCGGAAGAACTGCTCGCCGTCGCCGAGGCCGACAAGAGTGCGCCGGACAAGCCCAAAGCCCGTCGCGGCGGGAAGCGGAAGAAGGCGAAGTAG
- a CDS encoding HAD-IIA family hydrolase, translating into MADALSAGYDAVLFDLDGTVYHGSKVVPGAPEALRALRDHGTAVRWVTNNASKAPAEVSAHLEALGLPATPEEVHTSSQAAAALLVERLPQGAVVLVVGTDSLAAQIESVGLRTVREAGPDVAAVVQGHSPENTWAALAEACLAIRAGALWVATNVDATLPSERGLLPGNGSMVAALRHATGAEPLVAGKPAPGLFTTAARDAGAERALVVGDRLDTDIEGAVAAGIDALCVLTGVADAASLIAARPEERPRYLAADLSGLSSRAELLEIGPKDGWRVTAQGDVLEADGEGDSLDLLRALCAAAWESGITEVRGVGDTARAALGELRLG; encoded by the coding sequence ATGGCTGACGCCCTGTCGGCCGGGTACGACGCGGTCCTGTTCGACCTCGACGGCACGGTCTATCACGGCAGCAAGGTGGTCCCGGGCGCACCGGAAGCGCTTCGGGCGCTCCGGGACCACGGCACGGCCGTCCGGTGGGTGACCAACAACGCCTCCAAGGCGCCCGCGGAGGTCTCCGCGCACCTGGAGGCACTCGGACTGCCCGCCACCCCCGAAGAGGTCCACACGAGCTCTCAGGCCGCCGCCGCCCTGCTGGTTGAGCGGCTGCCTCAGGGCGCGGTGGTCCTCGTCGTGGGCACGGACTCGCTGGCCGCTCAGATCGAGTCGGTCGGCCTCCGGACGGTCCGGGAAGCCGGTCCGGACGTGGCCGCCGTGGTCCAGGGGCATTCCCCGGAGAACACCTGGGCCGCTCTCGCGGAGGCGTGCCTCGCCATCCGCGCGGGCGCGCTCTGGGTGGCGACCAACGTCGACGCGACCCTGCCGAGCGAACGCGGTCTGCTGCCGGGCAACGGGTCGATGGTGGCCGCGTTGCGCCATGCCACCGGCGCCGAACCGCTGGTGGCGGGCAAGCCGGCGCCGGGACTGTTCACGACGGCGGCGCGGGACGCGGGCGCGGAGCGTGCCCTCGTCGTGGGCGACCGCCTGGACACGGACATCGAGGGCGCGGTCGCGGCCGGGATCGACGCACTCTGCGTCCTGACCGGCGTCGCCGACGCGGCGTCCCTGATCGCGGCGAGGCCCGAGGAGCGTCCGCGCTACCTCGCGGCGGACCTGTCCGGGCTGAGCAGCCGGGCGGAACTGCTCGAGATCGGGCCCAAGGACGGCTGGCGCGTCACCGCACAGGGTGACGTGCTCGAAGCCGATGGTGAAGGCGACTCCCTCGACCTGCTGCGCGCGTTGTGCGCGGCGGCCTGGGAGTCGGGGATCACCGAGGTCCGTGGTGTGGGCGACACCGCCCGCGCCGCGCTCGGTGAGCTGCGCCTCGGCTGA